In Epinephelus lanceolatus isolate andai-2023 chromosome 13, ASM4190304v1, whole genome shotgun sequence, the following are encoded in one genomic region:
- the lft1 gene encoding lefty1: MDFLRACILCAAFLGLAKAFTHQDMKDALLQKLGLDEVPKIHKRDLENLVIPAHIRNKYMSMLKMHHSRRRRSLPSLAGILRGIPGNADISGEYVYSDTTRHRMVFDMEARIPDNSEVTMAELKLYQRASYHKRFAVERKNHRPVNNARVSIYWVEVLPNGSNRTSLVDSRLIPIHETGWKSFDVTQAVHYWSKTQQKTPMHLEVWIEGERPGSYAAEMAKSVRFTTQEQTDNTLGKPELILYTLNLEEYGSRGDCDVNTNKDTCCREQYFVNFRALTWTQYWIIEPAGYQAFRCTRSCKQPKRNYGYGERRCTASESAPLPIMYLVKKGDYTEIEVAEFPNMIVERCACTMDNVSIV; this comes from the exons atgGATTTCCTCCGCGCTTGCATCCTTTGCGCCGCTTTTCTCGGTCTCGCCAAGGCTTTTACGCACCAGGATATGAAGGACGCGCTGCTGCAGAAACTTGGCTTGGATGAAGTTCCTAAGATCCATAAGAGGGATTTGGAGAATTTAGTTATCCCGGCGCACATCAGAAACAAGTACATGTCCATGCTGAAGATGCACCACAGCAGGAGACGCAGATCTCTGCCCAGCCTGGCGGGCATCCTGAGGGGGATCCCTGGCAATGCAG ATATTTCCGGGGAGTATGTGTATTCTGACACCACTCGGCATCGCATGGTATTCGACATGGAGGCGAGGATCCCGGATAACAGCGAGGTGACCATGGCGGAGCTGAAGCTCTACCAGCGGGCCTCCTACCACAAACGCTTCGCGGTGGAAAGGAAAAACCACCGGCCCGTCAACAACGCCCGGGTCAGCATCTACTGGGTGGAGGTGCTGCCAAACGGATCCAACCGGACGTCGCTGGTAGATTCACG GTTGATCCCCATTCACGAGACCGGCTGGAAGAGCTTTGATGTGACACAGGCGGTGCACTATTGGTCTAAGACCCAGCAGAAGACACCTATGCACCTGGAGGTGTGGATCGAGGGCGAGAGACCTGGCAGCTACGCGGCAGAGATGGCAAAGAGTGTGCGCTTTACCACCCAGGAACAGACGGACAACACCTTGGGAAAGCCCGAGCTCATCCTCTACACACTGAACCTCGAAGAGTACGG TTCTCGTGGCGACTGTGACgtcaacacaaacaaagacaccTGCTGCAGAGAGCAGTACTTCGTCAACTTCCGCGCTCTCACCTGGACGCAGTACTGGATCATTGAGCCAGCAGGTTACCAAGCCTTCAGGTGCACCAGAAGCTGCAAGCAGCCCAAGCGCAACTACGGTTATGGCGAGAGGCGGTGCACGGCATCGGAGAGCGCCCCATTACCCATCATGTACCTGGTGAAGAAGGGGGACTACACTGAGATAGAAGTGGCGGAATTCCCAAATATGATTGTAGAGAGGTGTGCATGCACCATGGACAATGTCTCCATAGTATGA